In Saccharothrix violaceirubra, the following are encoded in one genomic region:
- a CDS encoding NTP pyrophosphohydrolase: MGSAIVVVDAANVVGSVPDGWWKDRWGATERLRDSLIPLVANGLPGFASGPLEVVLVVEGRVRDLPSVPGVRVVGAPGSGDDTIVSVVRDLRGRRCAVVTADRELRRRVTGLGAEVLGPHSVRG, from the coding sequence ATGGGCTCAGCGATCGTCGTCGTGGACGCCGCGAATGTCGTGGGTTCGGTGCCCGATGGCTGGTGGAAGGACAGGTGGGGTGCGACCGAGCGCCTCCGGGATTCACTGATTCCGCTCGTGGCGAACGGTCTACCCGGCTTCGCGTCCGGACCGCTCGAAGTGGTGCTGGTGGTCGAAGGACGCGTCCGCGATCTGCCGTCGGTGCCCGGAGTCCGAGTGGTCGGTGCCCCGGGATCGGGCGACGACACGATCGTCTCGGTCGTCCGGGACCTTCGGGGAAGGCGTTGTGCCGTCGTCACGGCGGACCGCGAGTTGCGCCGCCGCGTGACCGGGTTGGGCGCCGAAGTGCTCGGTCCGCATTCCGTGCGAGGCTGA
- a CDS encoding Imm1 family immunity protein yields the protein MSFTAHWHVYRPDELPAEETLVVETPADVDHLVARLSDPDSSPAMVFHSARPEIVSEWSGETVDDHLLWALVHKGFGYLDFHSPEHVSCALVGDPASEGYHYDYVDYDPGSGVALDLFTRALKEFLRTAERPTCAEWRDTD from the coding sequence ATGAGCTTCACCGCCCACTGGCACGTCTACCGCCCGGACGAACTCCCCGCCGAGGAGACGCTGGTGGTCGAAACCCCGGCGGACGTCGACCACCTCGTGGCCCGCCTGTCCGATCCGGACTCCTCACCCGCCATGGTCTTCCACTCGGCCCGGCCGGAGATCGTGTCGGAGTGGAGCGGCGAGACCGTGGACGACCACCTGCTGTGGGCGTTGGTGCACAAAGGTTTCGGGTACCTGGACTTCCACAGCCCGGAGCACGTGTCGTGTGCCCTCGTCGGCGACCCGGCGTCGGAGGGCTACCACTACGACTACGTCGACTACGACCCTGGCAGCGGTGTCGCCTTGGACCTGTTCACGCGGGCGTTGAAGGAATTCCTCCGCACAGCGGAACGTCCTACGTGTGCGGAGTGGCGGGACACGGACTGA
- a CDS encoding PIN domain-containing protein, producing the protein MLFKPYLRDTILSIAEQGLYRPLWSTDVMEELDRNLRKRGATAQQVHHLREQMGSTFPEAEVTGYADLIDVMTNDPKDRHVLAAAIRGGAEVLVTENLKDFPASSVQPYDIEIVHQDGFLLDQLDLSPHTVHRALRTQVSRYRRPPGCVGELLDILGNDGHRCGKFADECRRLVV; encoded by the coding sequence GTGCTGTTCAAGCCGTACTTGCGCGACACGATCCTGAGCATCGCCGAGCAGGGCCTCTACAGACCGTTGTGGTCGACGGACGTCATGGAGGAACTCGATCGCAACTTGCGCAAGCGCGGCGCGACCGCACAACAGGTCCACCATCTCCGTGAACAGATGGGAAGCACGTTCCCGGAGGCGGAGGTCACCGGCTACGCCGATCTGATCGACGTGATGACGAACGACCCGAAAGACCGCCACGTCCTCGCTGCCGCGATCCGAGGCGGGGCGGAGGTCCTGGTGACCGAGAACCTCAAGGACTTCCCCGCGTCGTCCGTCCAGCCTTACGACATCGAGATCGTCCACCAGGACGGGTTCCTGCTCGATCAGTTGGACCTCTCGCCCCACACCGTGCACCGGGCACTGCGGACCCAGGTGTCGCGCTACCGCCGGCCGCCGGGGTGCGTCGGGGAGTTGCTCGACATCCTGGGCAACGACGGTCACCGTTGCGGGAAGTTCGCCGACGAGTGTCGGCGGCTCGTCGTATGA
- a CDS encoding helix-turn-helix domain-containing protein, protein MTTVEERTVLPPESPESLSAWVAALSRSTGETAVLIGPDGSRLPLPVEVFEVLRDVVTALSQGLAITVAPQHTVLTTSEAANLLGVSRPTLVRMLEAGEIPYDKPNRHRRVKLADLLAHQERMRRARSAGLDQMVRDGEEGGLYDLPLDEPVERLPVDG, encoded by the coding sequence ATGACCACAGTCGAAGAGCGAACAGTGCTTCCCCCCGAGAGCCCGGAGAGCCTCTCGGCGTGGGTGGCGGCCCTTTCGCGGTCGACCGGGGAGACTGCGGTGCTCATCGGCCCCGACGGAAGCCGGTTGCCGCTTCCCGTCGAGGTCTTCGAGGTACTGCGGGACGTGGTGACCGCCCTGTCCCAGGGACTCGCGATCACGGTCGCGCCCCAGCACACCGTGCTTACGACCAGCGAGGCGGCGAACCTCCTAGGAGTGTCCCGCCCGACGCTGGTGCGCATGCTCGAAGCCGGCGAAATCCCATACGACAAGCCCAACCGCCACCGCCGGGTCAAGCTCGCGGATCTGCTCGCCCACCAGGAGCGCATGCGCCGGGCCCGTTCCGCCGGTCTGGACCAAATGGTGCGGGACGGGGAAGAAGGTGGACTCTACGACCTCCCGCTCGACGAACCGGTCGAGCGACTGCCGGTCGACGGGTGA
- a CDS encoding NHL domain-containing thioredoxin family protein: MTTPRRRARVRAPELVGRGWLNTGDQQLRLADLRGKVVLLDFWTFCCINCLHVLDELRPLEAEFADVLVTVGVHSPKFVHEADPDALKAAVERYGVHHPVLDDPDLTTWTNYAVKAWPTLVLVDPEGYVVHVASGEGHHDALRQVITELIAEHEAKGTVHRGDGPYVAPVDEHTELRFPAKAVRAGDTLLVSDSAHHAVVELDLDGETVLRRFGTGARGRTDGTAPTFSEPAGLALLPDDVARRVGYHVVVADTVNHLLRGLNLDTGEVSTVAGTGEQWRDGETDGPADKIPLTSPWDVAWWEPAGGVAIALAGNHTLGLFKPEDHRLERLAGTTVEGLHDGPALDSFFAQTSGLAADGDRLWLVDSETSALRWLDADRTVHTAVGKGLFHFGHHDGPADEALFQHPLGVTVLPDHTVAVSDTYNGAIRRYDPETGEVSTLATDIAEPSDAVVVDGELVVVASAAHRLERPVAPGARLVSGRAHEVRRPPSEIAPGEFELVVVFTPPTGQKLDDRYGPSTRLEITSSPPGLIVEGAGVGTDLVRTLRIADGVTEGVLHVVAQAASCTDDPAVEHPVCKLTRQDWGVPVIVRSAAPHRLPLMMGGLDEG; this comes from the coding sequence GTGACGACCCCACGCCGCCGAGCCCGTGTCCGCGCCCCCGAACTGGTGGGCCGCGGCTGGCTCAACACCGGCGACCAGCAGCTCCGTCTCGCCGACCTGCGCGGCAAGGTCGTGCTCTTGGATTTCTGGACCTTCTGCTGCATCAACTGCCTGCACGTCCTGGACGAACTCCGCCCTCTGGAGGCCGAGTTCGCGGACGTCCTGGTCACGGTCGGCGTCCACTCGCCCAAGTTCGTCCACGAAGCCGACCCCGACGCGCTCAAGGCCGCGGTCGAGCGGTACGGCGTCCACCACCCCGTGCTGGACGACCCGGACCTGACCACGTGGACCAACTACGCCGTGAAGGCATGGCCGACGCTCGTCCTCGTCGACCCCGAGGGGTACGTCGTGCACGTCGCCTCCGGCGAAGGGCACCACGACGCCCTGCGCCAGGTGATCACCGAGCTGATCGCCGAGCACGAAGCCAAAGGCACGGTGCACCGCGGCGACGGCCCGTACGTCGCCCCCGTCGACGAGCACACCGAGCTGCGCTTTCCGGCCAAGGCGGTGCGCGCCGGCGACACCCTGCTGGTCAGCGATTCCGCGCACCACGCCGTGGTCGAACTCGACCTCGACGGCGAGACCGTCCTGCGCCGCTTCGGCACGGGCGCGCGTGGCCGCACCGACGGCACCGCGCCGACCTTCTCCGAACCCGCCGGCCTCGCGCTGCTGCCCGACGACGTCGCCCGCCGCGTCGGCTACCACGTCGTCGTCGCGGACACCGTCAACCACCTCCTGCGCGGCCTGAACCTCGACACCGGCGAGGTCAGCACCGTCGCCGGCACCGGCGAGCAGTGGCGCGACGGCGAGACCGACGGCCCGGCCGACAAGATCCCGCTCACCAGCCCGTGGGACGTCGCGTGGTGGGAACCGGCCGGCGGCGTGGCCATCGCGCTCGCGGGCAACCACACGCTCGGCCTCTTCAAGCCCGAGGACCACCGCCTCGAACGGCTCGCGGGCACCACTGTGGAGGGTCTGCACGACGGCCCCGCGCTCGACTCGTTCTTCGCGCAGACGTCCGGTCTCGCGGCCGACGGCGACCGGCTGTGGCTGGTCGACTCCGAGACGTCCGCGCTGCGGTGGCTCGACGCCGACCGGACCGTCCACACCGCCGTCGGCAAGGGCCTGTTCCACTTCGGACACCACGACGGCCCGGCCGACGAGGCGTTGTTCCAGCACCCGCTCGGCGTGACCGTCCTGCCCGACCACACCGTCGCGGTCTCCGACACCTACAACGGCGCGATCCGCCGCTACGACCCGGAAACCGGCGAGGTGTCGACGCTCGCCACCGACATCGCCGAACCGTCGGACGCGGTCGTGGTCGACGGCGAACTCGTCGTCGTGGCCAGCGCCGCGCACCGGCTCGAACGCCCGGTGGCACCCGGCGCGCGACTGGTCAGCGGCCGGGCACACGAGGTCCGCCGCCCGCCGTCGGAGATCGCGCCCGGCGAGTTCGAGCTCGTCGTCGTGTTCACGCCGCCCACCGGGCAGAAGCTCGACGACCGCTACGGGCCGTCGACCCGGCTGGAGATCACGAGTTCGCCGCCCGGTCTGATCGTCGAGGGCGCGGGCGTCGGCACGGACCTGGTCCGCACGCTGCGGATCGCGGACGGTGTCACGGAAGGCGTGCTGCACGTCGTCGCGCAGGCCGCGAGTTGCACCGACGACCCGGCCGTCGAACACCCCGTGTGCAAGCTGACCAGGCAGGACTGGGGCGTGCCCGTGATCGTGCGGTCCGCCGCCCCGCACCGGCTGCCCCTGATGATGGGCGGGCTCGACGAGGGCTGA
- a CDS encoding GroES family chaperonin produces the protein MLHDRIMVRISPEDGERRSSGGIVIPATAQMARRLAWGDVHGVGTSVRHVKVGDRVLFNPEDQFEVEVQGQTYLVMRERDVHATATERTDHGTGLYL, from the coding sequence ATGCTGCACGACCGGATCATGGTGCGGATCTCGCCGGAGGACGGCGAACGTCGCAGCAGCGGCGGCATCGTGATCCCGGCGACCGCGCAGATGGCTCGGCGGCTGGCATGGGGCGACGTCCACGGCGTCGGCACCAGTGTGCGCCACGTCAAGGTGGGCGACCGTGTCCTCTTCAACCCCGAGGACCAGTTCGAGGTCGAGGTCCAGGGCCAGACCTACCTGGTGATGCGGGAGCGTGACGTGCACGCGACCGCGACGGAGAGAACGGATCACGGGACCGGGCTGTACCTGTAG
- a CDS encoding VanW family protein: MVDERADAEEQAAKRKRGRKALLVAAGVLGVLVVLWGVDILVSGGNVPRGVTVAGVDIGGLGHDEAEAKLRRELGPRLEQPVKARAGDVETQLDPKAAGLTLDWEATLERAGSQPLSPVTRVTSFFTSREVGFATTADNGKLTAALEGLRPTTDHDPAEGTIKFEGAKAVAVDPRQGQKLDAAGATDKLLADWADGGTVELPVSTTPVKTTKEGVAQTLKEVAEPAVASPVVIKGEGKDATLKPEQLGAVLVFEPGENGALNAKVDNNKVVEAAGPQLKETEKEGKDAQIVFEGGRPVVKESVDGRGVDWDKSLATFIDVLKSADKREVKAEYKHTPAKVTTEQANKMGIKEVIGEFSTGGFAGDSGTNIRVVAEKVNGAIVKPGETFSLNAYTGPRGVGQGYVEAGIINDGIPGRAVGGGISQFATTLYNAGYYAGMKDAGHTEHSYWISRYPAGREATVFMDTAGNSIIDIAFTNPDQTGVAIQTIWTPSSIKIVLWGTKNYDVTGSTSGHFNVTTPTERKVTTKPCSPSNGAEGFSVTDTRTVTDRRTGQSRSESRTVKYDAQFKIVCEAPPAPSGG; the protein is encoded by the coding sequence ATGGTCGACGAGCGGGCGGACGCCGAGGAGCAGGCCGCCAAGCGGAAGCGCGGTCGCAAGGCGTTGCTCGTCGCCGCGGGCGTGCTCGGCGTGCTGGTCGTGCTGTGGGGCGTGGACATCCTGGTGTCCGGTGGCAACGTGCCGCGCGGCGTCACGGTCGCGGGCGTGGACATCGGCGGCCTGGGCCACGACGAGGCCGAGGCCAAGCTGCGCAGGGAACTCGGCCCGCGCCTGGAGCAGCCGGTCAAGGCCCGCGCCGGCGACGTCGAGACCCAGCTCGACCCGAAGGCCGCCGGGCTGACCCTGGACTGGGAGGCCACGCTCGAACGCGCCGGCAGCCAGCCGTTGTCCCCGGTGACCCGCGTGACGTCGTTCTTCACCTCGCGTGAGGTCGGGTTCGCGACCACGGCCGACAACGGCAAGCTGACCGCCGCGCTGGAAGGTCTGCGTCCCACCACCGACCACGACCCGGCCGAGGGCACGATCAAGTTCGAGGGCGCCAAGGCCGTCGCGGTCGACCCGCGTCAGGGCCAGAAGCTCGACGCGGCCGGTGCGACCGACAAGCTGCTCGCGGACTGGGCCGACGGCGGCACGGTCGAGCTGCCGGTGAGCACCACGCCGGTGAAGACGACGAAAGAAGGCGTGGCGCAGACCCTCAAGGAGGTCGCCGAGCCCGCCGTCGCGTCGCCCGTCGTGATCAAGGGCGAGGGCAAGGACGCGACGCTCAAGCCCGAGCAGCTCGGCGCCGTGCTGGTGTTCGAGCCGGGCGAGAACGGCGCGCTGAACGCCAAGGTGGACAACAACAAGGTCGTCGAGGCCGCCGGTCCGCAGCTCAAGGAGACCGAGAAGGAGGGCAAGGACGCCCAGATCGTCTTCGAGGGCGGCCGACCCGTGGTCAAGGAGTCGGTGGACGGCCGCGGCGTCGACTGGGACAAGTCGTTGGCGACCTTCATCGACGTGCTCAAGAGCGCGGACAAGCGCGAGGTCAAGGCCGAGTACAAGCACACGCCCGCCAAGGTGACCACCGAGCAGGCCAACAAGATGGGCATCAAGGAGGTCATCGGCGAGTTCAGCACCGGTGGCTTCGCGGGCGACTCGGGCACGAACATCCGCGTGGTGGCCGAGAAGGTCAACGGCGCGATCGTGAAGCCGGGCGAGACGTTCTCGCTCAACGCGTACACGGGTCCGCGCGGCGTCGGCCAGGGCTACGTCGAGGCGGGCATCATCAACGACGGCATTCCTGGCCGCGCGGTCGGCGGCGGCATCTCGCAGTTCGCCACGACGCTGTACAACGCCGGGTACTACGCGGGCATGAAGGACGCGGGCCACACCGAGCACAGCTACTGGATCTCCCGGTACCCGGCGGGCCGCGAGGCCACGGTGTTCATGGACACCGCGGGCAACTCGATCATCGACATCGCGTTCACCAACCCGGACCAGACCGGCGTCGCGATCCAGACGATCTGGACCCCGTCGTCGATCAAGATCGTGCTGTGGGGCACCAAGAACTACGACGTCACCGGTTCGACGAGCGGCCACTTCAACGTGACCACGCCGACCGAGCGCAAGGTGACGACCAAGCCGTGCTCGCCCAGCAACGGTGCCGAGGGCTTCTCGGTGACCGACACGCGCACGGTCACCGACCGGCGCACGGGCCAGAGCCGCTCGGAGAGCCGCACGGTCAAGTACGACGCCCAGTTCAAGATCGTCTGTGAGGCCCCGCCGGCGCCGTCGGGAGGTTGA
- a CDS encoding DUF1206 domain-containing protein has protein sequence MRRHPTIQVLGRAGMVCYGVVHVLLAVLTAQVVFGDAGEQTDQKGAVALVAQTPFGPVLLWVLAIGLFAFAVWQAGLAVSGYTWVPDEKKRWLRRIGAGTRAVTGVAIGIAAITYAVGSSSSSSDEQQQTLTGRLLELPAGPFLVGAVGLAVIGIGFAVARKGVKKKFEDDLDMGELPIGARRWVERSGQVGWVGKGIAYGVIGVLVGLAAVTHDPSQSGGMDKALHTLAAQPYGVFVLAVVALGFLGFAVFSFAAAKAHHS, from the coding sequence GTGCGCAGACACCCGACGATCCAGGTGCTCGGCCGGGCGGGAATGGTGTGCTACGGGGTCGTGCACGTCCTGTTGGCCGTACTGACGGCGCAGGTCGTGTTCGGCGACGCGGGGGAGCAGACGGACCAGAAGGGCGCCGTGGCCCTGGTCGCCCAGACCCCCTTCGGACCCGTGCTGCTGTGGGTGCTCGCGATCGGGCTGTTCGCGTTCGCCGTGTGGCAGGCCGGCCTCGCGGTGTCCGGCTACACGTGGGTGCCGGACGAGAAGAAGCGGTGGCTGCGCCGCATCGGCGCGGGTACCCGCGCCGTGACGGGTGTGGCGATCGGCATCGCCGCGATCACCTACGCGGTGGGCAGTTCGTCGTCCTCGTCGGACGAGCAGCAGCAGACCCTGACCGGGCGCCTGCTCGAACTCCCCGCCGGGCCGTTCCTGGTCGGCGCCGTCGGCCTGGCCGTGATCGGCATCGGGTTCGCCGTGGCGCGCAAGGGCGTGAAGAAGAAGTTCGAGGACGACCTCGACATGGGCGAACTGCCCATCGGTGCCCGCCGCTGGGTCGAGCGCTCGGGTCAGGTGGGCTGGGTGGGCAAGGGCATCGCATACGGGGTCATCGGCGTCCTGGTCGGCCTGGCCGCCGTCACCCACGACCCGAGCCAGTCCGGTGGCATGGACAAGGCCCTTCACACGTTGGCCGCGCAGCCTTACGGCGTCTTCGTCCTGGCTGTCGTCGCGTTGGGCTTCCTCGGCTTCGCCGTCTTCTCGTTCGCCGCCGCCAAGGCCCACCACTCCTGA
- a CDS encoding acyl-CoA dehydrogenase, with translation MGHYKSNVRDLEFNLFEVFNVQDHLGTGPFEQADEDTARGVLAELDNLATGPLADSFVDADRHPPIFDPATHSVTLPESFKKSYQAIWDGEWYRLSLPEELGGFGIPPTVQWAASELILGANPAVYMYLAGPNFATVIRRNGTAAQQRWAELMVERGWGATMVLTEPDAGSDVGAGRTKAVLQDDGSWHLDGVKRFITSGDQDLTENIMHLVLARPEGPGIESRPGTKGLSLFLVPKWHFDGQTGESTGERNGAFVTNVEHKMGLKVSTTCELTFGQHGVPAKGWLLGDVHDGIAQMFQVIEYARMMVGTKAIGTLSTGYLNALAYAKERVQSADLTRMTDKTAPRVPITHHPDVRRSLMLQKAYAEGLRAVYLYTATFQDKIALGGEGRELAEKVNDLLLPVVKGVGSERAYEQLAQSLQTLGGSGFLQDYPIEQYIRDSKIDSLYEGTTAIQSLDFFFRKIIRDKGQALGFLNNEIQKFLDAPGDERLADARKLLGQALQDLQGMLGAMVGFLTSSQEDVRNLYKVGQNTVRLLLTAGDVLVGWLLLRQAEVAAAKLGGTVSARDKAFYEGKVAVAGFFAKNVLPELTARRKVAETTDNSLMDVDEAAF, from the coding sequence ATGGGTCACTACAAGAGCAACGTCCGGGACCTCGAATTCAACCTCTTCGAGGTCTTCAACGTGCAGGACCACCTCGGCACGGGCCCGTTCGAACAGGCGGACGAGGACACCGCCCGCGGCGTGCTCGCCGAGTTGGACAATCTCGCGACCGGCCCGTTGGCCGACTCGTTCGTCGACGCCGACCGCCACCCCCCGATCTTCGACCCCGCCACCCACTCGGTGACGCTGCCCGAGTCGTTCAAGAAGTCCTACCAGGCGATCTGGGACGGCGAGTGGTACCGGCTGTCCCTGCCCGAGGAGCTCGGCGGCTTCGGCATCCCGCCCACGGTCCAGTGGGCCGCGTCCGAGCTGATCCTCGGCGCCAACCCCGCCGTGTACATGTACCTGGCCGGCCCCAACTTCGCGACGGTGATCCGGCGCAACGGCACCGCGGCGCAGCAGCGGTGGGCCGAGCTGATGGTCGAACGCGGCTGGGGCGCCACCATGGTCCTCACCGAGCCCGACGCCGGTTCCGACGTCGGCGCCGGCCGCACGAAGGCCGTTCTCCAGGACGACGGCTCGTGGCACCTCGACGGCGTGAAGCGGTTCATCACGTCCGGCGACCAGGACCTGACCGAGAACATCATGCACCTCGTGCTGGCCCGCCCCGAGGGTCCCGGCATCGAGTCCCGGCCCGGTACCAAGGGCCTGTCGCTGTTCCTCGTGCCGAAGTGGCACTTCGACGGGCAGACCGGCGAGTCGACGGGCGAGCGCAACGGCGCGTTCGTGACCAACGTCGAGCACAAGATGGGCCTGAAGGTCTCGACGACGTGCGAGTTGACGTTCGGCCAGCACGGCGTCCCGGCCAAGGGCTGGCTGCTCGGCGACGTGCACGACGGCATCGCGCAGATGTTCCAGGTCATCGAGTACGCCCGGATGATGGTCGGCACCAAGGCCATCGGCACGCTGTCCACCGGGTACCTGAACGCGTTGGCGTACGCCAAGGAACGCGTGCAGAGCGCCGACCTGACCCGCATGACGGACAAGACCGCGCCGCGCGTGCCGATCACCCACCACCCCGACGTGCGGCGCAGCCTGATGTTGCAGAAGGCGTACGCCGAGGGCCTGCGTGCCGTGTACCTGTACACGGCGACGTTCCAGGACAAGATCGCCCTGGGCGGCGAGGGCCGCGAGCTGGCCGAGAAGGTCAACGACCTGCTGCTGCCGGTCGTGAAGGGCGTCGGGTCGGAGCGGGCTTACGAGCAGCTCGCGCAGTCGTTGCAGACGCTCGGCGGCTCGGGCTTCCTCCAGGACTACCCGATCGAGCAGTACATCCGGGATTCCAAGATCGACTCCCTGTACGAGGGCACGACCGCGATCCAGTCGCTGGACTTCTTCTTCCGGAAGATCATCCGCGACAAGGGCCAGGCACTCGGCTTCCTCAACAACGAGATCCAGAAGTTCCTCGACGCACCGGGCGACGAACGGCTGGCCGACGCGCGGAAGCTGCTGGGCCAGGCGTTGCAGGACCTCCAGGGCATGCTCGGCGCGATGGTCGGCTTCCTGACGTCGTCACAGGAGGACGTGCGCAACCTGTACAAGGTCGGCCAGAACACCGTGCGGTTGCTGCTGACGGCCGGTGACGTGCTGGTCGGGTGGCTGCTGCTGCGTCAGGCCGAGGTGGCGGCGGCCAAGCTCGGCGGCACGGTGTCGGCGCGGGACAAGGCGTTCTACGAGGGCAAGGTCGCCGTGGCGGGCTTCTTCGCGAAGAACGTGCTGCCCGAGCTGACCGCGCGTCGGAAGGTCGCGGAGACCACCGACAACTCGTTGATGGACGTGGACGAAGCCGCGTTCTGA
- a CDS encoding LysE family translocator, which produces MISAAFVLTCLAVSLSPGQTLAVVIDQSLRAGRSAGLAAVAGNTVGLVFWAAASTLGLTVLVRTSQVAFLVLKVVGAVYLCWLGVQAFRRAGRVKPAAERKGSFRAGVVANVTNPKAAALYLALFPQFLPADGGTFADTATLAVVQMAISFSYYSLVVLAVHTVRRFLDRPAVRRALDRLTGFALVVLGVRMLTLTRSAV; this is translated from the coding sequence GTGATCAGCGCAGCCTTCGTCCTCACGTGCCTCGCCGTCTCGCTGTCGCCGGGTCAGACGCTCGCCGTCGTGATCGACCAGTCGCTGCGCGCCGGACGTTCGGCCGGGCTCGCCGCGGTCGCGGGGAACACCGTGGGTCTGGTGTTCTGGGCCGCCGCGTCGACGCTCGGCCTGACCGTGCTCGTGCGCACGTCGCAGGTCGCGTTCCTGGTGCTCAAGGTCGTCGGCGCGGTCTACCTGTGCTGGTTGGGCGTGCAGGCTTTCCGCCGTGCCGGCCGGGTCAAGCCCGCCGCGGAGCGCAAGGGCTCGTTCCGCGCGGGTGTGGTCGCCAACGTGACCAACCCGAAGGCCGCCGCGCTCTACCTCGCGTTGTTCCCGCAGTTCCTGCCCGCCGACGGCGGCACGTTCGCCGACACGGCGACGCTCGCGGTCGTGCAGATGGCGATCAGCTTCTCGTACTACTCGCTCGTGGTGTTGGCCGTGCACACCGTGCGCCGGTTCCTGGACCGCCCGGCCGTGCGTCGTGCCCTCGACCGGCTGACGGGGTTCGCGCTGGTGGTGCTCGGGGTGCGCATGCTCACGCTCACTCGCTCGGCCGTCTGA
- a CDS encoding response regulator transcription factor, whose protein sequence is MNSGRPGIALVDPVPLFREGLQAVVRRTPGLHWLGATGQLHTAVRLHERLHPDVMLVDSVLDPQGHLATLLTETDPRLAVVSLVREPHRTAKYVRAALAAGVRGLVPRDGEIVEVIQAIMRSFHERIHLDPTLAPLAAGFTPTVEAGTRRSLSRREYEVLQLIADGLENQAVATELYVSVETVRTHVKNILRKLRARDRTHAVSLAYQSGLLTGNLRA, encoded by the coding sequence GTGAACTCCGGTAGACCCGGCATCGCGCTGGTCGACCCGGTTCCGTTGTTCCGCGAAGGACTTCAGGCGGTGGTCCGGCGCACGCCGGGTCTGCATTGGCTCGGCGCGACGGGCCAGCTGCACACCGCGGTCCGGCTGCACGAGCGGCTGCACCCGGACGTGATGCTGGTCGACTCGGTGCTGGACCCGCAGGGGCACCTCGCCACGTTGCTCACCGAGACCGACCCGCGGCTCGCCGTCGTCTCCCTGGTGCGGGAACCGCACCGGACGGCGAAGTACGTGCGTGCGGCGTTGGCGGCGGGCGTGCGCGGTCTCGTCCCCCGTGACGGGGAGATCGTCGAGGTGATCCAGGCGATCATGCGCTCCTTCCACGAGCGCATCCACCTCGACCCGACGTTGGCGCCGCTCGCCGCCGGGTTCACGCCGACGGTCGAGGCGGGCACTCGACGTTCCCTTTCGCGGCGCGAGTACGAGGTCCTCCAGCTCATCGCCGACGGGCTGGAGAACCAGGCCGTCGCGACCGAGCTGTACGTCTCCGTGGAGACCGTGCGCACCCACGTGAAGAACATCCTGCGCAAGTTGCGTGCCCGGGATCGCACCCATGCCGTGTCCCTGGCCTACCAGTCCGGCCTCCTGACCGGCAATCTGAGGGCGTGA